CAGCTCTGGGTAGCGCCTCCGGTAATATTCACCACCGTGGCGGTGATTGCTCCTGCATGGTCTGAAGCCAGAAAGGTCATTATCTCAGCAACTTGTGCAAGCGTAGGCAGGCGTCCGAGCATGGTGCTTTGTGCCGCACCCGCTAACCATTGATCGACGGTTAAGCCCATTGACTGCGCTTTAGCGGAGAATATCTCTCCGGTATAGGAGCCGGCCGCTACTGCGTCCACAATCGCATGTGAGCGAACGCCGACGACGCGAACATTTGCCGGTCCCAGTTCGCTGGCGAGCGCTTTAATAAAAGCCTCTGTTCCCGCGCAGCCGACGATGTGACCCAGATGCCCAGGCATCGCCATTGGGGCCGCGGGCGCAACGACGGTGAGAATAACGCCCGCACGATTGCCGCCCATGTGCGGCGTTACGGCTTTTGCGATATTGAACTGCGCCGAGAGGAAAGGGGTGATACCGCTCATAAACTCCGAGAGGGATAATACGTCGATTCGCTTGCCCTGGTCATGCATAAAACCGGTCGCGTTAATCACCACATCAATTCCACCGGTTTGCTGCGCAAGTTGAGTAATTTGTTTTGATGCGTTGTGTTCGTCGAGTACATCAGTGATAAAGGTATCAACGGTCCCCCCCGCCGTTCGAAGGCGACTGGCTGTCCAATCCAGCTTTTCCTGACTGCGTGCGCCCAGGTATACATGAGCACCTTCGCGCGCCATGGACTGCGCAACCGCACTACCAATAGCACCGCTGCCACCGAAGATCACCGCGACTTTGCCTGCGAGCAACATAGTCAACCCCCATCACCATTAAGCACCGACATAAAAGTATGTGCCATAACCAGCAAGCTGCAAATTTGGGGGGAGTTTCAGAGATGGAAGGCGATGAACGCAAATTTCAGGTAACAAAAAGCCCATCTATGCAAATTGGTTAATTAAAACAATGAGTTGTATAATAACCAATAAGTTGGTTTGGTGGCGAGAGATGACGATTACGGGGTATTGCCAACCGCTGCCGCCATTTTGTCGCCAATTGGCAGAGTAGCTAACCTTTTATCCCTATCACCTGCAACACGTTCTGTCATCCCGAGCTGGCGACAGATTGAACTGGTAGCTGGTCGCCGAGGTGCTCTCCACGTAGTTCTGTACGCGTAGCGAAGTGGCGCTAAACAAGGGGCGCGATCAGCAAAGGGTCATCATGAACTCATTTCAGGCCATTAAGCTCGGAAAACAGAAATACTTCGGAATGGCATTTTTGCAGGTGTCTGAAAATGATGTGGCCCCGGTAACTGCGTATCATGCATCCGAGGCCAAGATCAAAGCTATTAAAAAAAAATCAATAGCGCATAAAGCGTTATAGTGTGGAGGTCAAACAGGACGTAAGTCTGCTCAAGGAGCTCAGGCACACAACATCAAATCATTTTCATAAAATCAGGTTATAACGCGGTAACAATCAACGATAAATAAGGACATCAATGGACACTGTAGAGGAACTCAACGGGACATATTTCTATGCAGGGAAGTCCAATCTGACGGCTGCTGAGCTTTTGTTTATGATTTTCTGTGAGAATACCGCCAGCCAGTTCGGGATCGGTGTTGCAGATTTCGGGGCTATCGTTGCCCTGGTATCAGGTCGCAATAATCTTGGGACAAGGGCAAAACCGATTGGTGCTACTAAGGGCACTTCATACGCCTCCAAAGCAGCACGCGCAGTTTTTAAAAAGTCAAAATTCCCTTTTGGTATATCATTACCGACCTGGCTTGGCGGCTACACTCCGTGGACAGCTCGCCGTGTTATGGTCCACAACATTGGAACATTTGTTGGTCGCTCAATCCCTTTGGTTGGCATAATTATTCTGGCTGCTGACGTGTCTCAAATTACCTACCGTACTATCCGCGACTATAACGTCATAGCAAGGGGCTGCGATAAGTTATGGTAAATAATATCGAGCAAAGAATTTATGAGCTGATACGGCCCTACGCAGGAACGTATTTATTCAACATAAAGAAAGTGGTACTAACACCTAAAACTGACCTCGATACTGATCTGGATATTGATGAGGTGGAAGCCGAAGATCTGATGAATGATTTTTTTGAAACGTTCAACGTTGAGCGGGGTAATTTCAAGGTTGAAACATACTATCCTCCTGAATCATTCTCACTGAATCCATTTAAAAAATCACCACCTGTACCTGTACCTGATTTCACTATAGGCATGTTGATTGAATCAGCAAAAGCAGGACGCTGGTTATATAACTGAGCATAAGCAAGGAGCTTTAAAATGGCTGTACCTGTTCACTTATTTTTGACTGATGATGGCGGCGCGATTATCCGTGGATCGTGCGATGTTCGAGACCGTGAGGGTAGCGTGGAACTAAGGGGACTACATCACAACATAATGTTACCTACAGATCCAATGACAGGTAAGGTAACGGGAACACGTCAACATTCGCCGTTTCAGTTTACTAAGGAGCTCGACAGCTCAAGTCCGTACCTGTTCAAAGCCGCGGCTACTGGTCAGACTCTCAGATCTGCTGAATTTCGTTTCTACCACATCAATGATGCAGGGCAAGAGGTAGAGTATTACCGGATCACACTCGAAAATGTGAAAGTAGTTTCAGTGAGTCCTTTAATGCACGACACTCGAGGATGCCCTGGATCAGGCCACATGGAAGATGTTGCGCTGAACTACGAAAAAATTACACATCTGTACAAAGACGGCAATCTTTTAGCCCATGACGCATGGAATGAGCGCTCCACTGGGTAAATCACAATAGATCTGCAAATATGATTTTAAAGGTTTTGAATTTCAGACAACAAAAAACCCATCAACCTTGAACCAAAGCGGCGGGGTTGATGGGCTCCACAAATTGGGGACATCAAAGAAAAGCAGTGGCAATAGTTATGACTGACGCCTTGAAGAAAAGTTCTGCTTACCTGCAAAAAATTTTCGTTTAAGGGTAAATTTCAGCGCTAACCAAGGCCTGGCCAGACAATGACGATGAGTGTCCCCGCTAATGTCAGCAGAACGTTGGCAATCGCGTAGGTCCCGGCATAGCCTAACGCGGGGATATTGCTGCGAGCCGTATCGCTGATGATTTCCATTGCCGGAGCGCAGGTACGCGCGCCCATCATGGCGCCAAACAGCAGGGCGCGGTTCATACGTAATACGTAAGCACCGAACAAGAAACAAATGACTACCGGCACCAGGCTGACCACCAGACCGGCAATCAGCATTTGACCACCGACGACGCCAAGGCCATTGCCAATGCCGCTGCCCGCGCTTAAACCGACGCCAGCCATAAATACCATCAGACCAAATTCTTTGACCATGTTTAGCGCCCCCTGCGGGATGTAGCCAAACGTTGGATGGTTGGCACGCAGGAAGCCCAGCATGATCCCGGCGAACAGCAGACCAGCCGCATTCCCGATACCGAAGCTGAAATTACTGAACTGGAAGGTGATCATCCCAATCATCAAGCCGATGATAAAGAAGGCGCAGAAGGCCAGTAGATCGGTCACCTGACTGTGAATGGAAATGAAGCCGATACGGTCGGCAATGGTTTTGACGCGACGAGCATCCCCGCTCACCTGCAGCACGTCACCTTTGTTGAGCACGACGTTGTCATCAATAGGCATTTCAATCTGGCTACGGATCACGCGGTTGAGGAAACATCCGTGGTCGGTCAGTTTCAACTGGGCCAGGCGACGGCCAACGGCATTGTGGTTTTTCACCACAATCTCTTCAGTGACGATACGCATATCAAGCAGATCACGATCGAACACCTCTTTCCCATTACGGAAGCTGGGGTCGAGGCGGGCATGTGCGTCCGGATAACCCACCAGGGCTATTTCATCGCCCATTTGCAGTACCGCATCGCCATCCGGGTTGGCCAGGATGCCGTTGCGACGGATGCGTTCAATGTAACAACCGGTCTGGCGATAGATACCCAGTTCGCGCAGATTTTTGCCATCGGCCCATGCCACCAGCTCCGGACCAACGCGATAGGCGCGGATCACTGGCAGATAAACTTTACGGTTGGCGTCTGTGTCCAGACCTCGTTCACGTGCGATTTGTTGCGCGCTGGTTTGCAGGTCCTGATGCTGAAGTTTTGGCAGGTAGCGCGCACCGACAATCAGACTGACCAGGCCAATCAAATAGGTGAGGGCGTAACCGAGACTGAGGTTATCAAGGGCAGTTGAAAGCGATGTTCCCGACATTCCCGAATGGCGCAAGGTGTCACCTGCGCCGACCAGCACCGGCGTGGAGGTCATCGAGCCGGCCAGCATACCCGCCGTCAGGCCAATGTCCCAGCCAAATAGCTTACCCAGCCCCAGGGCGATCAGCATTGCGCTACCGACCATCACCAGAGCAAGCATTAGATAATTTTTCCCATCGCGAAAAAAAATCGAAAAAAAGTTGGGGCCGGCTTCGACGCCGACACAAAAAATAAACAGCATAAAGCCGAGATTTAATGCATCGGTGTTAATACTAAAGTGCTGCTGGCCTAATAATAGGGACACCACTAAAACGCCAATGGAATTACCGAGTTGGACTGAACCCAGGCGTAATTTACCCAGACACAGGCCCAGTGCCAGGACCACAAATAATAACAGGATGTAATTCCCATTTAACAAATCTGCGACGTTTATATTCACGGAGACTAACTTCTTGTTTACTAGTAAGCTATTGAAAGAAATGGCAATTTACGCTAATGTTTTTGCCAGAAATTAAGGGGGCGACAGCTTCATACACAGCCCCGAATAATGCAGCATAACAATATATGCGGTTAGTTTAATCTCATTACGTATCAACGGCTATAAGAATCGTGTGAGTGTGTTTTTGGCATGGAATGCCAGGTTACTTTATCTGACTGGACGCCTGCGGGCGAAAAGAGTGTTCGATAGAGAATGTGTCAGGAGGAACGATTGAAACATAAGCAAAGTTGGGCAGGTGCGGTCTGCTGCTTTGTGCTCTTTATTGTGGTGTGTCTTTCATTAACGCTAAACGTGAAAGGGGCATTTAGGGCGGCAGGGCATCCTGAGGTCGGATTGTTGTTTTTTATCCTGCCTGGTGCTGCAGCAAGCTTTTTCTCCCATCGTCGGGAGGTGCTCAAACCCCTTCTTGGCGCCATGTTGGCGGCACCGTGCTGCCTGTTGTTGATGCGGTTCGTTTTTATGCCGACGCGTTCATTGTGGCAAGAACTGGCGTGGTTGTTTAGTGCAGTATTTTGGTGCGCGCTTGGCGCATTGTGTTTTTTGTTTATCAGTAGCTTGTTCAATCAGCATCAACGACGGAAAAAGAACTGATGACGCCCTCCAGCGGAGGGCGTAGAAACAGCTATCAGGCGAACAGATTCATGTTCTCTTTGGCCCACGCTTCAAAATCCGTGCATCCGCCAATGTGTTTTTGATCAACAAAAATCTGCGGAACGGTTTCTACTGGCTTACCTACCGTCTTTTCCAGATCGGCTTTCGTGATGCCTTCGGCATGGATATCAATGTAGCGGAAGTTAAAATCGTCATGCTCATTGCTTAATTTTTCTGCTAATTCTTTTGCGCGCACGCAATACGGACACCCTGGACGACCAAAAATAACGGCAAACATCTCTCTCTCCTCGAACTTATCAGGCCGGATGGCAATACTTGTTATGATGCCGCGAATTGTGACGGATGGAAAGCAGGTTCAACCTGTTGCTTTGATATCCTCAAGCTATAACTGTTAAACACGACAAGCCGGAACGTTTTATAATGACAGCCATTTCGCCGGGAGGCCGCTTATGCGCACAATTGGTACATTACCCAAAAGCGTATTGATGCTGGAAATTATAGGGATGGTCTTGTTATCGCTGGCGCTGCTATCGCTTAACGATTACCTCACCTTACCCGCACCGCTTAGCAGTCCGTTAGCCTGCGTGGTGATGATATTTCTGGGCGTGCTGCTGATGCTTCCCGCCGCGGTGGTATTGACGTGGCGTATTGCTCAACGACTTGCGCCGCAGCTGATGTCACGAGCCCCCGGCGATTCTTCCCGTTCAGACAGAGAAAAAAGAGATGACGCCAACCATTGATTTATTACGTAGCCACCGTTCCATTCGCCATTTCACCGATGATGTTATTTCGGATGCGCAGCGAGAGGCGATAATTGCCGCCGCACAGGGGACGTCAAGCTCCAGTTTTTTACAATGCACGACCATTGTTCGCATAACGGACAAAACCCTGCGTGAATCACTGGTTACTTTATCCGGCGGACAAAAACATGTAGCGCAGGCCGCAGAGTTCTGGGTGTTTTGCGCTGATTTTAATCGCCATTTGCAGATTTGCCCTGATGCGCAACTCGGGCTGGCGGAACAACTGCTGCTGGGCGTGGTTGATACCGCGATGATGGCGCAAAATGCGCTGACGGCGGCAGAGTCTTTGGGCCTTGGCGGGGGGTTTATTGGCGGTCTGCGTAATAACATTGAGCCAGTCACTGAATTGCTGAAGCTTCCGCAACACGTTCTGCCGCTGTTTGGGCTGTGCCTTGGCTGGCCTGCCGATAACCCGGATATCAAGCCGCGTCTGCCCGCATCGCTTGTGGTGCATGAGAACCAGTATCAGCCGCTCAACAAAGATGTTTTGTCGCAATATGATGAGCAGCTCGCGCAGTACTATCTGACTCGCGGCAGTAATACGCGCCGTGACACCTGGAGCGACCATATTCGCCGCACCATCATTAAAGAAAGTCGCCCCTTTATCCTGGAATATTTGCATAAACAGGGATGGGCTACGCGCTAAAGATTTTAACCCAGTGTATGATACGCCAGCTTTTACCAGGTCATTCAGAGAGGTGCAGGGTGAAAATTGCCATTTTGTCCCGGGACGGAACGCTCTATTCTTGTAAGCGCCTGCGTGAAGCGGCGATGCAGCGCGGTCACCTGGTAGAAATTATCGATCCCCTTTCTTGCTATATGAACATCAGCCCGGCGGCGTCCTCTATTCATTATAAGGGCCGCCAGCTTCCTCATTTCGACGCGGTGATCCCAAGGATTGGCTCGGCGATTACCTTCTATGGTACGGCGGCGTTGCGCCAGTTTGAGATGTTGGGAAGCTATCCGCTGAATGAGTCGGTAGCGATTACGCGTGCGCGCGACAAACTGCGTTCGCTGCAGCTGCTGGCGCGTCAGGGCATCGATTTACCCATCACCGGGATCGCCCACTCTCCGGACGATACCAGCGACATGATTGACATGGTTGGCGGCGCGCCGCTGGTAGTGAAACTGGTTGAAGGCACGCAGGGTATTGGTGTGGTGCTGGCAGAAACGCGCCAGGCCGCTGAAAGCGTGGTAGATGCCTTTCGTGGGCTGAATGCCCATATCCTGGTTCAGGAATATATCAAAGAAGCAAAAGGGCGAGATATTCGCTGCTTCGTGGTGGGTGATGAGGTAGTAGCCGCCATTGAGCGACAGGCGAAGGAAGGCGATTTTCGTTCTAATCTCCATCGCGGCGGGGTTGCCACGATTGCGAATATTACGCCGCGCGAAAGAGAAATTGCGCTCAAAGCTGCTCAGACAATGGGTCTGGACGTTGCAGGCGTTGATATTCTGCGCGCTGAACGTGGGCCGTTGGTCATGGAAGTCAACGCGTCTCCCGGACTGGAAGGGGTAGAGAAAACGACCGGAATAGACATTGCCGGCAAGATGATCCAGTGGATCGAGCGTCATGCTACGCCTGAATTCTGCCTTAAAATCGGCGGCTAAGCACAATATCGATTGCTGTCGTGGTATGACACGCTCTTTTTGCGTAAGCTGTGCCGGTATTTTTTTCATCAATAGAGGTCGCACATTATTATGACATCACTGGTCGTTCCCACTCTGGATACGTTGCGTCAATGGCTCGACGACCTGGGCATGAGTTTTTTTGAATGCGATACCTGTCAGGCGCTGCATTTGCCGCACATGCAGAATTTTGACGGCATCTTTGATGCGAAAGTTGATTTGGTCGATAACGTCATTCTGTTTTCCGCGATGGCAGAAGTCAGACCTTCTGCACTGCTGCCGCTGGCCGCCGATCTGTCTGCGATTAACGCCAGTTCACTGACGGTGAAAGCCTTTCTGGATATGCAGGATGATAATCTGCCAAAGCTGGTGGTTTGCCAGTCTTTATCCGTTACGCCGGGCGTGACGTTTGAGCAGTTTGAATATTTTATTCGCCAGAGCGAAGAGCAAATATCGATGGTAATCCTCGAAGCCGGTGCGCATCAGTTGTTATTTAACGCTGAAGAAGATGCGCAAAACAGCACCGCTGAAGTTCATTTCCTCCATTAATTCTTCCTGAATCTGGACATATATTGCGCAGCCGCTGCCAGAGCGGTTGCGTATTTCCCGTTTTTATTCTGTATTTAACCTTTCCTTAAAGAATTATTCACTTCAATTTGGCGCCTTCCGCTTTATGTCATAGACAATTCATGCATAAAAAATTGATAAAAGGCGTTTTTTAATCTGGGCTATATCCACAATTCCTGGCTAAAGTTATTCTTGCGAAGCTTACCAACGCCATCATTTAAACAGCCCCTTGTGACCTGAACTGCGGCCACAATGTATGTTGAATGCATAGGCGGGTGCCAGCGAGCAATAGCGGCGTGAGGAGAGACCTCTCTTTTCATTGATGCCGCATGAAAGAATATGCACGTTTCTTGCATATCATTAGAGTGTGACATTTTTGTTCGTTTGTTAACGAACTTTCAGAAGGAAAGAGATTATGACCGCCTTAAATAAAAAATGGTTATCAGGCCTGGTTGCGGGTGCTCTGATGTCCATCTCTGCCGGCACGCTCGCTGCTGAACAAAAAACGCTGCATATTTATAACTGGTCTGATTATATTGCCCCGGATACGGTGGCTAATTTTGAAAAAGAGACCGGAATTAAAGTTATCTATGACGTTTTTGATTCCAATGAAGTGCTGGAAGGTAAGCTCATGGCTGGCAGCACCGGCTTTGACCTTGTCGTTCCATCCGCCAGTTTCCTTGAGCGTCAACTGACTGCTGGCGTCTTTCAGCCACTGGATAAGAGCAAATTACCGGGCTGGAAAAACCTCGATCCAGAACTGCTAAAGCTGGTGGGTAAACACGATCCGGACAACAAGTTTGCGATGCCGTACATGTGGGCCACGACCGGTATTGGCTACAACGTGGATAAAGTCAAAGCGGTGCTGGGGCCGGATGCGCCGGTTGATAGCTGGGATTTGATCCTCAAGCCAGAAAACCTGGAAAAACTCAAAAGCTGCGGCGTCTCTTTCCTTGATGCTCCCGAAGAGGTGTTCGCCACGGTGCTGAACTATTTGGGTAAAGATCCAAACAGTACCAAAGCGGATGATTACACTGGGCCGGCAACAGATCTGCTGTTGAAACTGCGCCCGAATATTCGCTACTTCCACTCCTCGCAGTACATTAACGACCTGGCAAACGGGGATACCTGCGTCGCGATTGGCTGGGCAGGGGACGTTTGGCAGGCGGCAAACCGTGCAAAAGAGGCGAAAAATGGCGTCAATATCTCCTTCTCAATTCCTAAAGAAGGTGCAATGGCCTTCTTTGACGTGTTCGCGATGCCAGCCGATGCGAAAAACAAAGATGAAGCCTATCAGTTCCTTAACTACCTGCTGCGCCCTGATGTGATAGCGCATATTTCCGACCATGTGTTCTATGCCAATGCCAACAAAGAAGCGACGGCGCTGGTCAGTCAGGAAGTTCGCGACAATCCGGGTATTTACCCGCCTGCGGATGTCCGTGCCAAGCTGTTCACGTTGAAAGTACAGGATCCGAAGATCGATCGTGTACGCACTCGCGCCTGGACGAAGGTAAAAAGCGGGAAATAACCCGATGTACGGGACATGACCCGGCAGGAATTTTGCCTGCCGGGCAGTGCCGATCCCGGACACACATAACCCGGCAATACGCACCATCATGGTGCGTTATTTGCACCGTTTCTTTGTTTTATGCCGGAGAGCACCTGAGTGAATGATGCAACCCCACGCCCACAAGCGAAAATCCGCAAGGCGCTGACACCGCTGCTTGAAATTCGCAATCTGACCAAGTCATTTGACGGTCAGCACGCCGTCGACGACGTTAATCTTACTATCTACAAAGGCGAAATATTTGCTCTGCTGGGCGCGTCCGGCTGTGGCAAGTCGACCTTGCTGCGGATGCTGGCGGGATTTGAACTGCCGACAACCGGGCAAATTATGCTTGATGGCGTCGATTTAGCGCATGTCCCGCCTTATCTGCGCCCAATTAATATGATGTTTCAGTCCTACGCCTTGTTTCCGCATATGACGGTCGAGCAGAACATTGCCTTTGGCCTCAAGCAGGACAAACTGCCGAAGGCTGAAATCGCCAGTCGGGTGAATGAGATGCTGGGCCTGGTGCATATGCAGGAGTTTGCCAAACGTAAGCCGCATCAGCTTTCTGGCGGACAGCGCCAACGAGTGGCGTTGGCGCGCAGCCTGGCGAAACGCCCGAAGCTGCTGCTGCTGGATGAACCGATGGGAGCGCTGGATAAAAAACTCCGTGACCGCATGCAACTGGAAGTGGTGGATATCCTTGAACGCGTCGGTGTGACCTGCGTGATGGTGACGCACGACCAGGAAGAAGCCATGACGATGGCAGGGCGCATTGCGATCATGAACCGGGGCAAATTTGTCCAGATCGGCGAGCCTGAAGAGATCTACGAGCATCCGACCACGCGTTACAGCGCAGAGTTTATCGGTTCGGTTAACGTCTTTGAAGGGTTGCTGAAAGAACGGCAGGAAGATGGTCTGGTTATTGAGTCTCCTGGTCTGATGCATCCGCTGAAAGTGGACGCCGATGCTTCAGTTGTCGATAACGTCCCGGTGTATGTTGCGCTGCGCCCGGAAAAAATCATGCTCTGCGAAACCCCGCCGTCAGAGGGATATAACTTCGCGGTAGGCGAAGTGGTACACATTGCCTACCTGGGCGACTTGTCGGTGTACCACGTACGTTTAAAAAGCGGTCAGATGCTGAGCGCCCAGCTCCAAAATGAACATCGTTATCGCAAGGGATTACCAACCTGGGGTGACGAAGTCCGTTTATGTTGGGATGCGGACAGCTGTGTGGTGTTGACGGTTTAAGGAGCGAAGATGAGTACACTTGAACCTCCGGCACGCGTGGATAAAACGGGGCGATTCACGCTGTTTATGTCGCGGCTGCAAATGAAGCACGGTCGCAAGCTGGTGATCGCGCTGCCGTATGTATGGCTGACGCTCCTGTTTCTGCTGCCGTTTCTGATCGTCTTCAAAATCAGTTTGGCTGAAATGGCGCGCGCTATCCCGCCGTATACCGACCTTGTTTCATGGGCTGACGATCAGCTATCCATCACGCTCAACTTAGGCAATTTCCTGCAACTGACGGACGATCCGCTCTATTTTGATGCGTATCTGCAATCTTTGCAGGTGGCGGGAGTTTCGACTATCTGTTGCCTGCTGTTGGGGTATCCGCTGGCATGGGCGGTCGCGCACAGCAAGCCCTCGACGCGCAATATTCTGTTGCTACTGGTGATCCTGCCGTCCTGGACGTCGTTTTTGATTCGTGTATACGCCTGGATGGGGATCCTGAAAAATAACGGCGTGCTGAACAACTTCCTGATGTGGCTGGGCGTTATCGACCAACCACTGACGATTTTGCACACCAATCTGGCGGTCTATATCGGTATTGTTTACGCCTATTTGCCCTTTATGGTGCTGCCGATTTATACCGCGCTGATGCGTATTGATTACTCGCTGGTGGAAGCGGCGCTGGATTTAGGTGCCCGACCGTTGAAAACTTTCTTTAGCGTGATCGTGCCGTTAACCAAGGGCGGGATAATCGCTGGATCAATGCTGGTGTTTATTCCGGCAGTTGGGGAGTTTGTGATCCCGGAACTGCTGGGCGGCCCGGACAGCATCATGATTGGCCGCGTGCTGTGGCAGGAGTTTTTCAATAACCGCGACTGGCCAGTGGCGTCTGCTGTTGCCATTATTATGCTGCTGTTACTGATTGTGCCAATCATGTGGTTCCATAAATATCAGCAAAAAAGTGTGGGGGAACACGGATGAATAACTTACCGGTCGTTCGCTCGCCATGGCGTATTTTTATCCTGGTGCTGGGCTTTACCTTCCTGTACGCGCCGATGCTGATGTTGGTTATCTATTCGTTTAACAGCTCGAAGCTGGTTACGGTTTGGGCGGGTTGGTCAACCCGTTGGTATGGTGAGCTTTTCCACGATAGCGCGATGATAAGCGCCGTCGGCATGAGCTTAACGATTGCCGCGTGCGCAGCGACGATGGCGGTAATCCTCGGTACGATAGCCGCCGTGGTCATGGTGCGCTTTGGTCGTTTTCGCGGTTCGAATGGTTTCGCCTTTATGATCACCGCGCCGCTGGTCATGCCGGATGTCATTACCGGTTTGTCGCTGCTGCTGCTGTTTGTGGCTCTGGCTCACGCTATTGGCTGGCCTGCGGATCGCGGTATGTTGACCATCTGGCTGGCGCACGTCACCTTCTGTACGGCCTACGTGGCGGTGGTGATTTCTTCGCGTTTGCGCGAACTGGATCACTCCATTGAGGAAGCGGCAATGGACCTTGGCGCCACGCCGCTGAAGGTCTTCTTCGTTATTACGCTACCGATGATTATGCCGGCGGTGATTTCCGGGTGGTTACTGGCCTTCACGCTGTCGCTCGATGATTTGGTTATTGCCAGCTTTGTTTCTGGTCCTGGCGCCACAACGTTACCGATGCTGGTGTTCTCCAGCGTACGTATGGGGGTTAATCCAGAGATCAACGCGCTGGCGACGCTGATACTTGGCGTGGTAGGAATTATCGGATTTATCGCGTGGTATCTGATGGCACGAACAGAAAAACAACGGATTCGCGATATCCAACGTGCAAGACGCGGCTGAAAAAACTAAAATCTGCCAACCTGTCTATACGGCGCAGCTGTGGTAGCTGCGCCGTTTTCATGGAAGACGACGCGTTGGGATTTTTTAAGAAATCATCCACATCACATGCCCGCTTAAACGTCCCTGCTTTGGTGCAGGTGGCGGCGCTGGCTATTATCATGATCCGCTGTCTCGATCTGTTGATGATTTTTAATACGCTCGGGGTTCGCGGAACCAGTGAATTTATTCATCGTAGCGTACAGACCTGGAATTTAACGCTGGTGTTTCTGGGTAGCCTGTTGCTGCTGTTTATCGAAATCTACTGTGCCTTTTCGCTGGTAAAAGGTCGGAACTGGGCGCGCTGGATCTATCTGCTGACTCAGATTATCGCTAGCGTCTATCTGTGGGCGGCCTCGTTAGGCTATGGCTATCCGGAACTGTTCAGCATTGCGGGAGAGTCCAGACGTGAAATCCTGCGTACGCTGGTGATGCAAAAATTGCCGGATATGCTGGTGTTGCTCCTGCTGTTTGTTCCTGCGTCCAGCAGGCGGTTCTTCCGTTTGCAGTAAATGTGGCCGGTGTTGTTTGTAGGCCGGATAAGGCGTTTACGCCGCCATCCGGCACCGACGCCGCACAATTGCCTGATGGCGACGCTAACGCGTCTTATCAGGCCTACGAAAGCTCAGGTCTGATATGCATCCCGAATGATTTTACGTATATAATCTCCGCCCTCGATCACGTAAAGGTTTTTGTATGCAGTGCGCACTTTATGACGCCGAACGCTGTCGCTCATGTCAGTGGATAACACAGCCAGTCGCCGATCAACTCTTCGCCAAAACAGCCGATCTGCAGAATCTGCTGGCCGATTATCCGGTCGGTGAATGGTGCGCGCCGGTCAGCGGCCCTGAAAGCGCTTTCCGCAATAAAGCTAAAATGGTGGTCAGCGGCAGCGTGGAAAAACCGCTGCTGGGGATGCTGCACCGTGACGGTACGC
The Citrobacter arsenatis DNA segment above includes these coding regions:
- a CDS encoding STM2901 family protein, with the protein product MDTVEELNGTYFYAGKSNLTAAELLFMIFCENTASQFGIGVADFGAIVALVSGRNNLGTRAKPIGATKGTSYASKAARAVFKKSKFPFGISLPTWLGGYTPWTARRVMVHNIGTFVGRSIPLVGIIILAADVSQITYRTIRDYNVIARGCDKLW
- a CDS encoding DUF1493 family protein, giving the protein MVNNIEQRIYELIRPYAGTYLFNIKKVVLTPKTDLDTDLDIDEVEAEDLMNDFFETFNVERGNFKVETYYPPESFSLNPFKKSPPVPVPDFTIGMLIESAKAGRWLYN
- a CDS encoding Hcp family type VI secretion system effector; amino-acid sequence: MAVPVHLFLTDDGGAIIRGSCDVRDREGSVELRGLHHNIMLPTDPMTGKVTGTRQHSPFQFTKELDSSSPYLFKAAATGQTLRSAEFRFYHINDAGQEVEYYRITLENVKVVSVSPLMHDTRGCPGSGHMEDVALNYEKITHLYKDGNLLAHDAWNERSTG
- a CDS encoding aspartate:alanine antiporter translates to MNINVADLLNGNYILLLFVVLALGLCLGKLRLGSVQLGNSIGVLVVSLLLGQQHFSINTDALNLGFMLFIFCVGVEAGPNFFSIFFRDGKNYLMLALVMVGSAMLIALGLGKLFGWDIGLTAGMLAGSMTSTPVLVGAGDTLRHSGMSGTSLSTALDNLSLGYALTYLIGLVSLIVGARYLPKLQHQDLQTSAQQIARERGLDTDANRKVYLPVIRAYRVGPELVAWADGKNLRELGIYRQTGCYIERIRRNGILANPDGDAVLQMGDEIALVGYPDAHARLDPSFRNGKEVFDRDLLDMRIVTEEIVVKNHNAVGRRLAQLKLTDHGCFLNRVIRSQIEMPIDDNVVLNKGDVLQVSGDARRVKTIADRIGFISIHSQVTDLLAFCAFFIIGLMIGMITFQFSNFSFGIGNAAGLLFAGIMLGFLRANHPTFGYIPQGALNMVKEFGLMVFMAGVGLSAGSGIGNGLGVVGGQMLIAGLVVSLVPVVICFLFGAYVLRMNRALLFGAMMGARTCAPAMEIISDTARSNIPALGYAGTYAIANVLLTLAGTLIVIVWPGLG
- a CDS encoding YbjC family protein → MRTIGTLPKSVLMLEIIGMVLLSLALLSLNDYLTLPAPLSSPLACVVMIFLGVLLMLPAAVVLTWRIAQRLAPQLMSRAPGDSSRSDREKRDDANH
- a CDS encoding SDR family NAD(P)-dependent oxidoreductase, which translates into the protein MLLAGKVAVIFGGSGAIGSAVAQSMAREGAHVYLGARSQEKLDWTASRLRTAGGTVDTFITDVLDEHNASKQITQLAQQTGGIDVVINATGFMHDQGKRIDVLSLSEFMSGITPFLSAQFNIAKAVTPHMGGNRAGVILTVVAPAAPMAMPGHLGHIVGCAGTEAFIKALASELGPANVRVVGVRSHAIVDAVAAGSYTGEIFSAKAQSMGLTVDQWLAGAAQSTMLGRLPTLAQVAEIMTFLASDHAGAITATVVNITGGATQS
- a CDS encoding inner membrane protein YbjM, which gives rise to MKHKQSWAGAVCCFVLFIVVCLSLTLNVKGAFRAAGHPEVGLLFFILPGAAASFFSHRREVLKPLLGAMLAAPCCLLLMRFVFMPTRSLWQELAWLFSAVFWCALGALCFLFISSLFNQHQRRKKN
- a CDS encoding GrxA family glutaredoxin, coding for MFAVIFGRPGCPYCVRAKELAEKLSNEHDDFNFRYIDIHAEGITKADLEKTVGKPVETVPQIFVDQKHIGGCTDFEAWAKENMNLFA